The proteins below are encoded in one region of Roseovarius bejariae:
- the phaZ gene encoding polyhydroxyalkanoate depolymerase, whose amino-acid sequence MRYMTTYDLMETFRNTNQWLGASALSMASYPIFALTPNPALQWMAAWGEVTERTFQRMVVKPDWGIESITGEDGRDHLVNVETVVERPFGDLIHFDVTGREEMDRRVLLVAPMSGHYATLLRSTVRSLLPDCEVYVTDWHNARDIPVSAGKFDVEDYTLYLMDFMRELGSDLHVIAVCQPAPLTLAATAYLAELDPKAQPRSLTLIGGPIDPDATPTDVTDFGRRVTMGQLEETMIQRVGFKYSGVGRLVYPGLLQLSSFMSMNAERHGQAFMDQIARVSRGEASDHDPHNKFYDEYLAVMDMPAEFYLSTVERIFKNGEIAKNEFVVDGHKVDIGAITSVAVKTVEGAKDDISAPGQCVAALDLLTGLPDGKKASHLEPEAGHYGIFAGRSWRNNIRPLVLDFIDANSEAPAERNRTKPRKAKAKQKAANKNTAA is encoded by the coding sequence ATGCGCTATATGACGACCTACGACCTGATGGAAACATTCCGCAATACCAATCAGTGGTTGGGCGCGTCGGCCCTCTCCATGGCATCCTATCCAATTTTTGCGCTCACGCCAAACCCCGCGCTGCAATGGATGGCCGCCTGGGGCGAAGTGACGGAACGCACTTTCCAGCGCATGGTCGTCAAGCCCGATTGGGGAATTGAATCGATCACCGGCGAGGATGGCCGCGATCATCTGGTCAACGTGGAAACCGTGGTCGAACGCCCCTTTGGCGACTTGATCCATTTCGACGTGACGGGCCGCGAGGAAATGGACCGCCGCGTTCTTCTGGTGGCGCCCATGTCAGGCCACTACGCCACGCTCCTGCGTTCCACCGTCCGCTCGCTCCTGCCCGATTGCGAGGTCTATGTCACCGATTGGCACAACGCCCGCGACATCCCCGTCTCTGCCGGGAAATTCGATGTCGAGGATTACACCCTCTACCTGATGGACTTCATGCGCGAACTGGGCAGCGATCTGCACGTGATCGCCGTCTGCCAGCCCGCACCGCTGACGCTGGCCGCCACCGCCTACCTGGCCGAGCTTGACCCCAAGGCGCAACCGCGCAGCCTCACACTCATTGGCGGCCCGATTGACCCCGATGCGACGCCTACGGACGTTACCGACTTCGGTCGCCGCGTCACCATGGGCCAACTCGAGGAAACCATGATTCAGCGCGTCGGTTTCAAATACTCGGGCGTGGGCCGACTTGTTTACCCCGGCCTGCTACAGCTCAGCTCCTTCATGTCGATGAACGCCGAACGCCACGGTCAGGCCTTCATGGATCAGATCGCCCGCGTCTCGCGCGGCGAAGCCAGCGACCATGACCCGCACAATAAATTCTACGATGAATATCTCGCCGTCATGGACATGCCGGCCGAGTTTTACCTTTCCACCGTCGAACGCATCTTCAAAAACGGCGAGATCGCCAAAAACGAATTTGTCGTAGACGGCCACAAGGTCGATATCGGCGCGATCACCAGCGTCGCGGTGAAAACCGTGGAAGGCGCCAAGGATGACATCTCGGCCCCCGGCCAATGCGTGGCGGCCCTCGACCTGCTCACCGGCCTGCCCGACGGGAAAAAAGCCAGCCACCTCGAACCCGAGGCCGGGCATTACGGCATTTTCGCGGGCCGCAGTTGGCGCAACAACATCCGCCCGCTGGTTCTCGATTTCATCGATGCAAATTCCGAGGCCCCAGCAGAGCGCAACCGCACGAAGCCGCGCAAAGCCAAAGCCAAGCAGAAAGCCGCGAACAAGAACACAGCTGCCTGA
- a CDS encoding PHA/PHB synthase family protein, with translation MATQEDVAGQNLEKMNENLARVEELTQRLVQAFSARNPANPALNGPDQELFAKAASSLWAEMLENPGKIYEKQLEYWGKSVRHFMEAQQGLMQGQLPEGDDTEDDPLKGDKRFSNPLWETNPYFHYVKQQYALNKQAIEAAVAEADDLSPVDKRRLEYFSSQIVDMMSPTNFLGTNPDALEKAVATEGESLVKGLENLVADLEANKGELVVRLADDSAFELGENIATTPGEVVYRNRMMELIQYTPTTEQVHETPLVIFPPWINKFYILDLKEQNSLIKWITDQGYTLFVVSWVNPDATYADVRMDDYVDEGFMTAIREVKAICGVSQVNAVGYCIAGTTLHLALALMAKRGDKSVKSATFFTALTDFSEQGEFVPFLQEDFVDGIEDEVQEQGVLRSFIMSRTMSFLRSNDLIYTPAIRSYMMGETPPAFDLLYWNGDGANLPGAMTMQYLRGLCQKNAFVTDGFEICGETVHIKDVTVPLMSVTCETDHIAAWKDCYRGFQQTGSKNRTFILSQSGHIAGIVNPPSKKKYGHYTNSNLDQDADSWREGARYHEGSWWPRWEAWLKKRSGKMIPAREPGDSEHPPLGPAPGSYVRKKASL, from the coding sequence ATGGCAACGCAAGAGGATGTCGCAGGCCAGAATCTTGAGAAAATGAACGAGAACCTGGCCCGTGTCGAAGAACTGACGCAGCGTTTGGTTCAGGCGTTTTCGGCACGCAATCCGGCGAATCCCGCACTGAACGGTCCCGATCAGGAGTTGTTTGCCAAGGCGGCCAGCTCGCTCTGGGCGGAGATGTTGGAGAACCCCGGCAAGATTTATGAAAAACAGCTTGAATACTGGGGGAAGTCGGTGCGCCATTTCATGGAGGCGCAGCAAGGGTTGATGCAGGGGCAATTGCCCGAGGGCGATGATACGGAGGATGATCCTCTCAAGGGGGATAAGCGGTTTTCCAATCCGCTTTGGGAGACGAACCCGTACTTTCATTACGTCAAGCAACAGTATGCCCTGAACAAGCAGGCCATCGAAGCGGCGGTTGCCGAGGCCGATGACCTGTCGCCGGTCGACAAGCGGCGGCTTGAGTATTTCTCAAGCCAGATCGTCGACATGATGAGCCCGACGAATTTCCTTGGGACCAACCCTGACGCCTTGGAAAAGGCGGTGGCGACCGAGGGGGAAAGCCTTGTGAAGGGGTTGGAGAACCTTGTGGCCGATCTTGAGGCCAACAAGGGCGAGTTGGTCGTGCGGCTGGCCGATGACAGCGCTTTTGAGCTGGGCGAGAATATCGCGACGACGCCGGGTGAGGTGGTGTATCGCAACCGGATGATGGAGTTGATCCAGTACACCCCCACCACCGAGCAGGTGCATGAAACGCCCTTGGTGATCTTCCCGCCGTGGATCAACAAGTTTTACATTCTCGATCTCAAGGAACAGAACAGCCTGATCAAGTGGATCACCGATCAGGGCTATACCCTGTTCGTGGTCAGTTGGGTGAACCCGGATGCCACATATGCCGATGTGCGCATGGACGATTACGTGGACGAAGGGTTCATGACCGCCATTCGGGAGGTGAAGGCGATCTGCGGTGTCAGCCAGGTGAATGCCGTGGGCTATTGCATTGCGGGGACCACCCTGCACCTGGCCTTGGCGCTGATGGCCAAGCGAGGCGACAAGAGCGTGAAATCGGCGACCTTCTTTACCGCGCTGACGGATTTTTCCGAGCAAGGGGAATTCGTACCCTTCCTACAGGAGGATTTCGTGGACGGGATCGAGGACGAAGTGCAGGAGCAGGGGGTTCTGCGATCCTTCATCATGTCGCGAACCATGTCGTTCCTGCGGTCCAATGACTTGATCTATACGCCGGCCATTCGCAGTTACATGATGGGCGAGACGCCCCCGGCCTTTGATCTGCTCTATTGGAACGGGGATGGCGCCAACCTTCCGGGGGCGATGACGATGCAATACCTTCGGGGGCTTTGCCAGAAGAACGCCTTTGTCACCGACGGGTTCGAGATTTGCGGGGAGACGGTGCATATCAAGGATGTCACCGTGCCGTTGATGTCGGTGACCTGCGAGACCGATCATATTGCCGCGTGGAAGGATTGTTACCGTGGGTTCCAGCAGACGGGTTCGAAGAACCGGACCTTCATCCTGTCGCAGTCAGGCCATATCGCGGGGATCGTGAACCCGCCCAGCAAGAAGAAATACGGCCACTATACCAACAGCAATCTGGATCAGGACGCCGACAGCTGGCGCGAGGGTGCGCGGTATCACGAAGGGTCGTGGTGGCCGCGGTGGGAAGCATGGCTGAAGAAGCGGTCTGGCAAGATGATTCCGGCCCGTGAACCGGGCGATTCGGAGCATCCACCGCTTGGTCCGGCGCCCGGCAGCTATGTGCGCAAAAAGGCAAGCCTCTGA
- a CDS encoding phasin family protein: protein MAKAQDFNTVMKDIMGAFPVDTKSMEDAFKNQAALNEKLSGVALDAAEKSAELSSKWTKETLAKMSDMTKAKAEPADYAKAMTDFASANAEVAAENMAAFAEIAKKVQMDTVELMMAAGKDLQEDAAKAVKKATDDVQSAAKKATAAK, encoded by the coding sequence ATGGCTAAAGCACAAGACTTCAACACCGTGATGAAAGACATCATGGGTGCCTTCCCCGTCGACACCAAATCGATGGAAGACGCTTTCAAAAACCAGGCTGCTCTGAACGAGAAGCTTTCGGGTGTTGCCCTGGACGCGGCTGAGAAATCGGCTGAGTTGTCGAGCAAATGGACCAAGGAAACCCTGGCCAAGATGTCGGACATGACCAAAGCCAAGGCCGAGCCCGCCGATTACGCCAAGGCGATGACCGATTTCGCATCGGCCAATGCCGAAGTGGCCGCCGAGAACATGGCCGCCTTCGCCGAGATCGCCAAGAAAGTTCAGATGGATACCGTCGAACTGATGATGGCCGCCGGCAAGGACTTGCAGGAAGACGCAGCGAAAGCCGTCAAGAAAGCCACCGACGACGTGCAATCGGCTGCCAAGAAAGCAACCGCTGCCAAGTAA
- the phaR gene encoding polyhydroxyalkanoate synthesis repressor PhaR produces the protein MAETNKPLLIKRYASRRLYNTETSDYVTLDDIAEFIRDGREVQIIDLKSGDDLTRQYLLQIIAEHESRGESVLPINVLNDLVRSYTSQATSVVPEFLAASFEMLQKGQSQMMENMSKANPLATMPGMDAMRAQQEAFMKAMTGGMGGMSTVPGATQGAEGDGDSDGDEDLDEIKKQLAELQQKLSKMDK, from the coding sequence TTGGCCGAGACCAACAAGCCGCTATTGATCAAACGCTATGCCAGCCGGCGCCTGTATAATACCGAGACGTCCGATTACGTGACGCTGGATGATATTGCCGAGTTCATTCGCGACGGGCGCGAGGTGCAGATCATCGACCTGAAATCGGGCGATGACCTGACCCGTCAGTATCTTTTGCAGATCATCGCGGAGCATGAGAGCCGCGGCGAAAGCGTTTTGCCGATCAACGTGCTGAACGATCTTGTGCGCAGCTATACCTCGCAGGCGACAAGCGTTGTCCCCGAGTTCCTGGCGGCGAGTTTCGAGATGCTCCAGAAGGGGCAGAGCCAGATGATGGAAAACATGAGCAAGGCCAATCCTCTTGCCACTATGCCGGGGATGGATGCCATGCGCGCCCAGCAGGAAGCCTTCATGAAGGCCATGACGGGTGGCATGGGTGGCATGAGCACGGTGCCCGGTGCGACGCAGGGCGCCGAGGGTGACGGCGACAGTGACGGCGATGAAGATCTTGACGAGATCAAGAAGCAGTTGGCCGAGTTGCAGCAAAAACTTTCCAAGATGGACAAGTAA
- a CDS encoding LysR family transcriptional regulator produces the protein MVDSPGRITLWGIEVFMATADERSISAAAKRLGASPSAVSQQLTNLEGAVGATLLQRNARPVRLTPAGEIMKRHAQVILNEATQARAELAMSDLSHLTRFRLGMIEDLEADVTPRLLTHMAEELKGCQFLLETGASHYLYDLLDARALDVIVAAELGAEDAWVEVHPLLREGFVVAAPKGEVDQDGDVLRQLKRMTMVQYTQRHYMGRLVNAHLAKQNLTLRHRFEIDSYHAILALVGRGAGWTILPPLALMRAQRFADQIDVLELPFEPLTRTISLTARKDILGEMPAQVAATLRPIFQEQLVTPAIARHPFMADSLTLL, from the coding sequence ATGGTCGACAGCCCCGGGCGGATCACCCTTTGGGGGATCGAGGTGTTCATGGCCACCGCCGACGAGCGGTCTATCTCGGCTGCGGCCAAGCGGTTGGGGGCCAGTCCATCGGCAGTCAGCCAGCAGTTGACCAATCTGGAAGGCGCGGTCGGCGCGACATTGCTGCAACGCAATGCGCGGCCCGTGCGCCTGACGCCGGCGGGCGAAATCATGAAGCGCCACGCGCAAGTTATTCTGAACGAGGCGACGCAGGCGCGCGCAGAGCTGGCCATGTCAGACCTGTCGCATCTGACGCGGTTTCGCCTTGGCATGATCGAAGATCTGGAGGCGGATGTGACGCCCCGGTTGCTGACCCATATGGCCGAGGAATTGAAGGGCTGCCAGTTCCTTCTGGAGACTGGGGCCAGCCATTACTTGTATGATTTGCTGGATGCCCGCGCGTTGGACGTCATCGTGGCCGCCGAGCTTGGCGCCGAAGATGCATGGGTCGAGGTGCATCCCTTGTTGCGCGAAGGGTTTGTCGTGGCTGCGCCCAAGGGTGAGGTGGACCAGGACGGGGATGTTTTGAGGCAACTCAAGCGGATGACCATGGTGCAGTATACGCAGCGCCATTACATGGGGCGGCTGGTCAATGCGCATCTGGCCAAGCAGAACCTGACCTTGCGGCACCGCTTCGAGATCGACAGTTACCACGCCATTCTGGCGCTGGTCGGGCGTGGGGCGGGATGGACCATCCTGCCGCCCTTGGCACTTATGCGGGCACAGCGTTTTGCCGATCAGATCGATGTTCTGGAACTGCCGTTCGAGCCACTAACCCGGACGATAAGCCTGACTGCACGTAAGGATATCCTGGGCGAGATGCCCGCGCAGGTGGCCGCAACGTTGCGGCCGATATTTCAGGAGCAACTGGTGACGCCCGCGATCGCGCGCCACCCGTTCATGGCCGATAGCCTGACCTTGTTGTGA
- a CDS encoding DegT/DnrJ/EryC1/StrS family aminotransferase produces MTQAPNVHDAEAIPEAARAEIDRLLQSGDLFRYTAPQDAPVSLLEREFASVMGSKYALAVSSCSAALFLSLKALDLPRGARVLIPGFTFAAVPSSIVHADCQPVLCEVGEDYRIDIEDFTARLDDDISAVIVSHMRGHTSDMDAIMALCDARGIPVIEDAAHSLGTLWDGRKIGTIGKIGCFSFQSYKLVNAGEGGIMITDDADLVARAVIMSGAYEHNWAKHMAGDDPALEAAFARWQNKLPLYNLRLSNLSAAIIRPQLAEIPRRVRDGRANHDYVAERLNTSPFLQVPPKLAKEERAPDSIQFNLVDLSEAEALAFAQAAAARGVKVQVFGQSTDNARAFWNWQFIPGPAQELPRTRAMLMQACDCRLPARLTRDELDFIANALLDAAQEATGGLRAYGT; encoded by the coding sequence ATGACCCAAGCGCCCAACGTCCACGACGCCGAAGCCATCCCCGAAGCCGCCCGCGCCGAGATCGACCGCCTGCTGCAGTCCGGCGACCTGTTTCGCTATACCGCGCCACAGGATGCGCCGGTGTCCCTTCTGGAACGTGAATTCGCCAGCGTCATGGGCAGCAAATACGCCCTCGCGGTGTCCTCCTGCTCGGCGGCGCTTTTCCTGTCGCTCAAGGCGCTTGACCTGCCGCGCGGCGCACGCGTCCTGATCCCGGGCTTCACCTTCGCCGCGGTTCCCTCCTCTATCGTGCACGCCGATTGCCAGCCCGTGTTGTGCGAAGTCGGCGAGGATTACCGCATCGACATCGAGGATTTCACCGCCCGGCTGGATGACGACATCTCCGCCGTGATTGTCAGCCACATGCGCGGCCACACCTCCGACATGGACGCGATCATGGCGCTTTGCGATGCGCGCGGCATCCCCGTCATCGAAGACGCCGCCCACTCCCTCGGCACCCTCTGGGACGGTCGCAAGATCGGTACGATTGGCAAAATCGGCTGTTTCAGCTTCCAGTCCTACAAGCTGGTCAACGCCGGCGAAGGTGGCATCATGATCACCGACGACGCCGACCTCGTGGCGCGCGCCGTCATCATGTCCGGTGCTTATGAACACAACTGGGCCAAGCACATGGCGGGTGACGACCCCGCCCTCGAAGCCGCCTTCGCCCGCTGGCAGAACAAACTGCCGCTCTATAACCTGCGCCTCAGCAACCTCAGCGCCGCGATCATCCGCCCGCAACTGGCCGAAATCCCCCGCCGCGTTCGCGACGGGCGCGCCAACCACGATTATGTGGCCGAGCGCCTGAACACCTCACCCTTCCTGCAAGTACCGCCGAAACTGGCCAAGGAAGAACGCGCCCCGGATTCCATCCAGTTCAACCTCGTGGACCTGTCCGAGGCCGAGGCCCTCGCCTTCGCCCAAGCCGCCGCTGCACGCGGGGTCAAGGTACAGGTCTTCGGCCAAAGCACCGACAACGCCCGCGCCTTCTGGAACTGGCAATTCATCCCCGGCCCTGCGCAGGAATTACCGCGCACGCGTGCCATGCTCATGCAAGCCTGCGATTGCCGCTTGCCCGCGCGCCTGACGCGCGACGAGCTGGATTTCATCGCCAATGCGCTGCTGGACGCCGCGCAAGAGGCCACCGGCGGGCTACGTGCCTACGGCACTTGA
- a CDS encoding NAD(P)/FAD-dependent oxidoreductase, whose protein sequence is MNLLFSNDRRGEYPDSWYAATANTLPPFDRVRGYIRADVCIVGAGYTGLSAALHLAERGLDVVLLEAHRVGFGASGRNGGQLGSGQRMEQDGLEKLMGPEDAAKLWDLAEEAKALTKSLIETHKIDCHLKPGVAHMCFTEKEVAGEHAYADHLADRYSYTALEKLDHDAAQALCPSPSYKGGTLDMTAAHLHPLNYALGLARAAQAAGVRIFENSWVSDITKGSPATLQCDQGKVQADHVILACNGYLGGLDRQVSARVMPINNFIAATEPLGDDAARVLTQDVAVADTKFVVNYFRLSHDNRLLFGGGESYGYRFPDIDATVRKPMAQIFPHLKDVRFDYTWGGTLAITMKRMPYLARLAPNMLSASGYSGHGVGTATHAGKLMADAIAGEASGFDTLSKVPAPRFPGGHALRSPLLALAMTWYALRDRLGM, encoded by the coding sequence ATGAACCTGCTCTTCTCGAATGACCGCCGCGGTGAATACCCCGACAGCTGGTACGCCGCTACCGCCAACACCCTGCCCCCGTTCGACAGGGTGCGCGGGTACATTCGCGCGGATGTCTGCATCGTGGGGGCGGGCTATACCGGCCTTTCGGCGGCCCTGCATCTGGCCGAACGAGGGCTTGACGTGGTGCTGTTGGAGGCCCACCGCGTCGGCTTCGGCGCCTCGGGGCGCAACGGCGGGCAACTGGGCTCCGGCCAGCGCATGGAACAGGACGGGCTGGAAAAACTGATGGGCCCTGAGGATGCCGCGAAACTCTGGGATCTGGCCGAAGAGGCCAAGGCCCTTACCAAATCCCTCATCGAGACGCACAAGATCGATTGCCACCTGAAACCCGGCGTGGCGCATATGTGTTTCACCGAAAAAGAGGTGGCCGGGGAACACGCCTACGCCGACCATCTGGCCGATCGTTACAGCTACACCGCGCTCGAAAAGCTGGATCACGACGCAGCACAAGCCCTTTGCCCGTCACCAAGCTACAAGGGCGGTACGCTGGACATGACGGCGGCGCACCTGCACCCGCTGAACTACGCCCTCGGGCTCGCCCGCGCCGCGCAGGCCGCCGGGGTCCGCATTTTCGAAAACTCATGGGTCAGCGACATCACCAAAGGCAGCCCCGCCACCCTGCAATGCGATCAGGGCAAGGTGCAGGCCGATCACGTGATCCTGGCCTGCAATGGCTATCTCGGCGGGCTGGACCGGCAGGTCTCGGCCCGGGTCATGCCAATCAACAACTTCATCGCCGCCACTGAACCCCTGGGCGATGATGCCGCCCGCGTCCTGACCCAAGACGTGGCCGTGGCCGACACGAAATTCGTGGTCAATTACTTCCGCCTCAGCCACGACAACCGGCTGCTTTTCGGTGGCGGCGAAAGCTATGGCTACCGCTTCCCCGACATCGACGCCACCGTGCGCAAACCGATGGCGCAGATCTTCCCGCACCTTAAAGACGTGCGGTTCGACTACACTTGGGGCGGCACGCTGGCCATCACCATGAAACGCATGCCCTACCTTGCGCGCCTTGCCCCCAACATGCTCTCGGCCTCGGGCTACTCCGGCCATGGCGTGGGCACCGCCACCCATGCGGGCAAACTCATGGCCGATGCCATAGCCGGTGAGGCCAGCGGCTTTGACACTCTCTCCAAGGTACCAGCCCCACGCTTCCCCGGCGGCCACGCCCTGCGCAGCCCGCTTCTGGCCCTTGCCATGACATGGTACGCCCTACGTGATCGGTTGGGGATGTGA
- a CDS encoding glutamine synthetase family protein — MADWKDTLPDAAQSYLEGRRLDEVECIIADLPGIARGKAVPASKFARQQHFHLPDSIFYQTITGDWGEAAGEEGFIERDMILRPDMSTTTAAPWTGDWTLQVIHDAFDREGEPIPCAPRNVLKRVVDLYHQRGLKPVVAPEMEFFLVARNLDPAHEIQPMMGRSGRPAAARQAYSMTAVDEFGPVIDDIYDFAEAQGFEIDGITQEGGAGQLEINLRHGSPVKLADEVFYFKRLIREAALKHDCFATFMAKPIEDEPGSSMHIHHSLLDMDTGQNIFAGPDGEATDAFYHFIGGLQKHLPDAIAIFAPYVNSYRRYVKDHAAPINLAWARDNRTTGIRVPLASPEARRVENRLAGMDCNPYLGIAASLACGLLGLQNETKPDAEFKGDAYEGEADIPRVLGSALELFDNAEDLHAILGPEFARVYSIVKRAEYDEFLQVISPWEREHLLLNV, encoded by the coding sequence ATGGCCGACTGGAAAGACACCCTGCCCGACGCGGCGCAAAGCTATCTCGAAGGCCGCCGCCTCGACGAGGTGGAATGCATCATTGCCGACCTGCCCGGCATCGCCCGGGGCAAGGCCGTACCAGCCTCAAAGTTCGCCCGCCAACAACACTTCCACTTGCCAGACTCGATATTCTACCAAACGATCACCGGCGATTGGGGCGAAGCTGCGGGCGAGGAAGGCTTCATCGAACGCGACATGATCCTGCGCCCCGATATGTCCACCACCACGGCCGCCCCCTGGACGGGGGACTGGACCCTACAGGTCATCCACGACGCCTTCGACCGCGAAGGCGAACCCATCCCCTGCGCGCCCCGGAATGTCCTGAAACGCGTGGTCGATCTCTATCACCAACGCGGCCTGAAACCCGTGGTCGCGCCCGAGATGGAGTTTTTCCTTGTCGCCCGCAACCTCGACCCCGCGCATGAAATCCAGCCGATGATGGGCCGCTCTGGCCGGCCCGCCGCCGCGCGACAGGCCTATTCCATGACCGCCGTCGATGAATTCGGCCCGGTGATCGACGACATCTACGATTTCGCCGAGGCCCAGGGCTTCGAGATCGACGGCATCACCCAGGAAGGCGGCGCCGGACAGCTTGAAATCAACCTGCGCCATGGCAGCCCGGTAAAACTCGCCGACGAGGTCTTCTATTTCAAACGCCTGATCCGCGAGGCGGCCCTGAAACACGATTGCTTCGCCACCTTCATGGCCAAGCCGATCGAGGACGAACCCGGAAGCTCCATGCACATCCACCACTCGCTTCTGGATATGGACACCGGCCAGAACATCTTTGCCGGGCCAGACGGCGAGGCGACCGACGCCTTCTACCACTTCATCGGCGGCCTGCAAAAACACCTGCCCGATGCCATCGCCATCTTTGCCCCCTACGTCAATTCCTACCGCCGCTACGTCAAGGACCACGCAGCCCCAATCAACCTTGCCTGGGCCCGCGACAATCGCACCACCGGCATCCGCGTGCCACTTGCCTCGCCCGAGGCCCGGCGCGTGGAAAACCGGCTGGCGGGCATGGATTGCAACCCCTACCTCGGCATCGCGGCCAGCCTCGCCTGCGGGCTTTTGGGGCTGCAAAACGAAACCAAACCCGACGCCGAATTCAAGGGCGATGCCTACGAGGGCGAGGCTGACATTCCCCGCGTTCTGGGGTCTGCCCTCGAACTTTTCGACAATGCCGAAGACCTGCATGCCATCCTCGGTCCGGAATTCGCCCGCGTCTATTCGATCGTCAAACGCGCCGAATACGACGAATTCCTGCAAGTCATAAGCCCCTGGGAACGCGAGCATCTGCTGCTCAACGTCTGA
- a CDS encoding type 1 glutamine amidotransferase — translation MKIGILQTGHAPEMVLGELGDYDTMFARLLDGHGFTFRTWNVVDQDYPNTPSDADGWLITGSKHGAYEDHPWIPPLETFIRDIYTDGRPLVGVCFGHQIIAQALGGTVEKFKGGWAVGRTRYEMEGAPLDLNAWHQDQVVTLPPEARVIGSNDFCANAALLYGNRAYSIQPHPEFTSRMVEQLIKHRGQGVVPDDLLAEAEARLAAPTSGDTIARRIAEFFKQER, via the coding sequence ATGAAGATCGGCATTCTACAAACCGGCCACGCCCCCGAAATGGTACTGGGGGAGCTGGGTGACTATGACACCATGTTCGCCCGTCTGCTTGATGGGCATGGCTTCACCTTTCGAACATGGAATGTCGTCGATCAAGACTATCCGAATACCCCGTCCGATGCGGACGGTTGGCTGATCACCGGCTCCAAGCACGGCGCTTATGAGGATCACCCGTGGATTCCCCCGCTCGAAACCTTCATCCGCGACATCTATACCGATGGCCGCCCCCTCGTTGGCGTCTGCTTTGGCCACCAGATCATTGCACAGGCCCTTGGCGGGACCGTCGAGAAATTCAAGGGGGGATGGGCGGTAGGCCGGACCAGATATGAGATGGAAGGCGCCCCCCTTGATCTCAACGCATGGCACCAGGATCAGGTCGTCACCCTCCCGCCCGAAGCACGGGTCATCGGGTCCAACGATTTCTGCGCCAATGCCGCCCTGCTCTATGGCAACCGCGCCTACTCCATCCAGCCCCACCCCGAGTTCACATCCCGCATGGTCGAACAATTGATCAAACATCGCGGCCAAGGTGTCGTCCCCGACGACCTTCTGGCCGAAGCCGAGGCACGCCTTGCCGCACCAACCTCTGGTGATACCATCGCCCGGCGCATCGCCGAATTCTTCAAACAGGAGCGCTGA